Proteins encoded together in one Variovorax paradoxus window:
- a CDS encoding FIST signal transduction protein, translated as MNLFPSGHATHPQWRMAAGLVLAQLRAQMALPDYASAPTLGLLYITDHYASDAQDILDHLSAELPEVTDWSGTVGIGVSANNAEYFDEPGLSLMLCALPSDQYRVFSGVAPLGNSEMSGFEAHTALVHADPATPDLTELIGEMAGRTDTGYLFGGLSSGRAGALQFAVGGNGNIRGHGAAGGVFSGGLSGVVFGEGVRLVSRVTQGCQPLRSGGGREREITEADGNLLLKLDGEPALDVLLADLQVSLERPQEAIDAVRATLVGLADAGSDGIRRTGDLGADVLVRHIIGLDPTRRGIAIADVAEAGMRLTFCRRNAQAARADLMRICAEIREELEPEEQTLATARAVAAGEAEAAPHPARRIAGAVYVSCSGRGGPHFGAPGAELQIVRHALGDVPLVGFFAAGEIARHHLYGYTGVLTVFTGND; from the coding sequence ATGAATTTGTTTCCCTCCGGTCACGCCACCCATCCGCAATGGCGCATGGCGGCCGGCCTTGTGCTGGCCCAGTTGCGCGCCCAGATGGCGCTGCCCGACTACGCCTCGGCGCCGACGCTCGGGCTGCTCTACATCACCGACCACTACGCGTCGGACGCGCAAGACATCCTCGACCACCTGAGCGCCGAGCTTCCGGAGGTGACCGACTGGTCCGGCACCGTCGGCATCGGTGTGTCGGCCAACAATGCCGAATACTTCGACGAGCCCGGCCTGAGCCTGATGCTCTGCGCGCTGCCGAGCGATCAGTACCGCGTGTTCTCCGGCGTTGCGCCGCTGGGCAACTCCGAAATGAGCGGTTTCGAGGCGCATACGGCGCTCGTGCACGCGGACCCCGCCACCCCCGACCTCACCGAACTGATCGGCGAGATGGCGGGCCGCACCGACACCGGCTATCTGTTCGGCGGCCTCTCGTCGGGCCGTGCGGGCGCCTTGCAGTTTGCAGTCGGCGGCAACGGAAACATCCGCGGCCACGGCGCCGCGGGCGGCGTGTTCTCGGGAGGTTTGTCTGGCGTGGTGTTCGGCGAGGGCGTGCGGCTGGTGTCGCGCGTCACGCAAGGCTGCCAGCCGCTGCGCTCCGGCGGGGGGCGCGAGCGCGAGATCACCGAAGCCGACGGCAACCTGCTGCTCAAGCTCGATGGTGAGCCCGCGCTCGACGTGCTGCTGGCTGACCTGCAGGTGTCGCTGGAGCGCCCGCAAGAAGCCATCGATGCCGTGCGCGCCACCCTGGTGGGCCTGGCCGATGCGGGCAGCGACGGCATTCGCCGCACCGGCGACCTCGGTGCCGACGTGCTGGTGCGCCACATCATCGGCCTGGACCCCACGCGGCGCGGCATCGCCATTGCCGACGTGGCCGAGGCCGGCATGCGCCTGACCTTCTGTCGGCGCAATGCCCAGGCCGCTCGCGCCGACCTGATGCGCATCTGCGCGGAAATCCGCGAAGAGCTGGAGCCTGAAGAGCAGACCCTGGCCACCGCGCGCGCCGTGGCGGCCGGGGAGGCCGAAGCAGCGCCGCACCCGGCGCGCCGCATCGCCGGCGCCGTGTACGTGAGTTGCTCAGGACGCGGCGGGCCGCACTTCGGCGCACCGGGCGCCGAGCTGCAGATCGTGCGGCACGCCCTGGGCGACGTGCCGCTGGTGGGGTTCTTTGCTGCGGGTGAAATTGCGCGGCATCACCTGTATGGGTATACGGGTGTTTTGACGGTGTTTACCGGCAACGACTGA
- a CDS encoding D-amino acid dehydrogenase has protein sequence MRVIVLGAGLLGVTSAYYLQQLGHEVTVVDRQATPAAETSFANGGQISVSHAEPWANPSAPLKVLQWLGKEDAPLLFRIRADMRQWLWGLQFLRECTPGRTKHNIEQIVRLGTYSREVLQQLRRDTGIAYDQRTQGILHFYTTQKEFDSALAPAEQMRALGCERQVISADEAVKIEPALAHIRPQLAGATYTAEDESGDANLFAREMARLAAAAGVKFLMSHTVTALREAGGSIDHVEATDSEGRFQRIRGDAFVLAMGSLSPLYAAPLGIRLPIYPAKGYSVTLPVKDATKAHQVSLTDDEFKLVFSRYTSASGDRLRIAGTAELNGYDRDLNRVRCEAIVRRVEQLFPGAGDTTQAQFWTGLRPATPSNVPLIGKTKLPNLYLNTGHGTLGWTHACGSGKSVARIVSGLAPEVDFAFAGMPAPAARVLQPA, from the coding sequence ATGCGCGTGATCGTTCTTGGCGCCGGCTTGCTCGGTGTTACCTCGGCTTACTACCTCCAGCAACTCGGCCACGAAGTGACCGTTGTCGACCGGCAGGCCACCCCCGCCGCCGAGACCAGTTTTGCCAATGGCGGGCAGATCTCCGTCAGCCATGCCGAACCCTGGGCAAATCCGAGCGCACCGCTCAAGGTGCTGCAGTGGCTCGGCAAGGAAGACGCCCCGCTGCTCTTTCGCATTCGCGCGGACATGCGCCAATGGCTCTGGGGCTTGCAGTTCCTGCGCGAATGCACCCCCGGCCGCACGAAGCACAACATCGAGCAGATCGTGCGCCTGGGCACCTACAGCCGCGAAGTGCTGCAGCAATTGCGGCGCGACACCGGCATCGCCTACGACCAGCGCACGCAAGGCATCCTGCACTTCTATACCACGCAGAAAGAGTTCGACAGCGCTCTTGCGCCCGCCGAGCAGATGCGCGCACTCGGCTGCGAACGGCAAGTCATCTCCGCGGATGAGGCAGTGAAGATCGAGCCCGCCCTGGCCCACATCCGTCCGCAATTGGCCGGCGCCACTTACACGGCAGAAGACGAATCCGGCGACGCCAACCTCTTCGCACGCGAAATGGCACGGCTAGCGGCAGCGGCCGGCGTGAAGTTCCTCATGAGCCACACGGTGACCGCGCTGCGCGAAGCGGGCGGCAGCATCGACCACGTGGAAGCCACCGACAGCGAAGGCCGCTTCCAGCGCATTCGGGGCGATGCCTTCGTGCTCGCGATGGGTTCGTTGAGCCCCCTGTATGCCGCACCGCTGGGTATTCGCCTGCCGATCTATCCGGCCAAAGGCTATTCGGTCACGCTGCCTGTAAAAGACGCGACAAAGGCGCACCAGGTTTCGCTGACCGACGATGAATTCAAGCTGGTGTTCTCGCGCTATACATCGGCATCTGGCGACCGCCTGCGCATTGCCGGAACGGCCGAGCTCAACGGCTACGACCGCGACTTGAACCGCGTGCGCTGCGAAGCGATCGTACGGCGCGTTGAACAACTCTTCCCCGGCGCAGGCGACACCACCCAGGCGCAGTTCTGGACCGGCCTGCGCCCCGCGACGCCGAGCAACGTGCCGTTGATCGGCAAAACGAAGCTGCCCAACCTGTACCTGAACACTGGGCACGGCACTCTCGGCTGGACGCATGCATGCGGCTCGGGCAAGTCGGTGGCGCGGATCGTGAGCGGGCTCGCACCCGAAGTCGATTTCGCGTTTGCCGGGATGCCTGCACCGGCAGCGCGCGTGCTCCAGCCGGCCTGA